CCTGGTCCCCGCTGCCGGTGACGGGCGCGATCCCGCCCTCTGCTCCGTCCTGGTCGTGCCGCCGATGCCTCAATCGGCGCAGGTGGCACGGGACTTCACCCGGGCGGCACTCGCCGACCGGGCCGGGGAGGAACTCGTCGACGACGTGACGGTCACCGTGTCGGAGCTGGTGAGCAACGCGCTGCGCTACGGCCGGGCGCCCAATTCCCGTGCGGAGCCACGGCCTTCACTGTGGCTCGCGGTGTGGGACCGGCTGCCGTACGCGGTGTGCGCGGTCACCGACGACAGCGATCGAATACCTGTGGAGGGGCACCCCGACGAGTTCGCCGAGTCCGGGCGCGGTCTGCAAGTCGTCTCGGCGCTCAGCGAGTCGTGGGGCTGGAACCTGAGGGCGGGCGGCGGGAAGACGGTCTGGGCGCTGTTCCGGATCTGACCCAAGGGCACAGAATGACAAAGAGGGACACCGGCAACTCCGATGCCCCTCTTCGGTGTTGGTGCTCAGGCCTTGCGGCCGATGCCGCAGATCGTGTTCTCGACGGATGGATCACGGCCCACGTCGACGGGCTCCGGGTGCCACCGCGAAATGGGGACGATGCCGGGTTCGACGGCATCGAGGCCGTCGAAGAACGTCGCTATCCGCTCGGGGCTGCGCAGGTGGTAGGAGCTCGCGGAGTTGGCGTTGTACACCGAAATCGCCTGGTTGAGCGCCGCGTTGGTGTCGGTGCCGTCGGTCAGCGCGAGATAGCTGCCCGGGGGCAACGCGTCGAGGAAGCGGGCCACGACGGCCTCGGGCTCGTCCGAGTCCGGGATCTGACCCAGGATGCCCAGCATCGTCAGCGCGATCGGCTTGGTGAAGTCCAGGGTCTGGGCGGCGGCTTCGAGAATCCTCTCGGGGTCGCGCACATCGGCGTCGACGTAGGCGCAGGCACCCTCCGGGGTGCTGGTGAGCAGCGCCTGCGCGTGCACCAGCACCAGCGGGTCGTTGTCGACGTACACGATGCGGCTCTCGGGCGCGATGCGCTGAGCGACCTCGTGCGTGTTGTCGACGGTGGGCAGACCGGTCCCGATGTCGAGGAACTGGCGGATGCCCGCGTCCTCGGCGAGATAGCGCACCGCCTTTACCAGGAACCGGCGTTGGAGGCGGGCGAGGAGCGCGATGTCCGGGAACATCTGGACGATCATCTCGCCGGCCTCGCGGTCGGCGGCGTAGTTGTCCTTGCCGCCCAGGAGGAAGTTCCACACACGGGCGGAGTGCGGCCGGTCGAGCTGGAGCCGGTCGGCCAGCGGGTCTTCGGAGGTCATGGGCAAAGCCTCACACGAAGTACCCGGCGGTGTCCGGCGATTCGGCCTCGAAACGGGGGACACGCCCCCTTTCATGCCCGTGCCGGTCCCGTGCTGTCCCGCTCGATCAGCCGAGGCACCGGCACCCGCACCGTGCGCGCCGGACCGCCGTCCAGCAGCGCGGTCAACTCCCGGGCCGCCGTACGGCCGAACTCCACGCTGTCGCGGGACAGCGCCGACAGCCACGGCCGGACCATGCGGCACAGCGCGGAGTCCTCCCAGGCGACCACCGACACGTCCGCCGGTACGGAGAAGCCGAGTTCGGTCGCTGCGGCCACCCCGGCGACGGCCATCACGTCGTTGTCGTAGATCAACGCCGTTGGGGGAGCGGTGACTTCGAGCACCCGGCGGGTGACGGCGGCTCCGGCCGCGTCCGAGTAGTCGGTGGTCACCGAGTGCACCTCGGTCAGTTCGCGGTGCGCGGCCTCGGCGCGCAGGGCGCGGATACGGCGCTCGGTGTGCGCGAGGCCCGCCAGCCCGGCGATGTGCACGATGCGCCGATGGCCACGGGCGTACAACTCGTCGACGACCGAGGTCATCGCGCCCGCGTCGTCGGCCCACACCGTCGACAGACCGGGGTGCCGTTCGTCGGGTGCGCCGCCGATCACCACGGCGGGCAGGCCGAGTTCGTCGAGGAGGTCGGGCCGCGGGTCGGCGGTGCGCGGGTCGGCCACCAGGACGCCGTCCACCCGGTGTTCGGCCCACCAGCGCCGGTAGACCGCGCACTCGTCGTCGACGTCCTCGGCCATCTGGAAGAGCAGCCCGAGATGGCGTTCGGCCAGCACCTCCTGGATGCCCGACACGAGTTGGAGGAAGAACGAGTCGACGCCGAGGGTGTCCGCGGGCCGGGCGAGGACGAAACCGACCGTCGCCGCACCCTCCCCGGACAGCGCCCGCGCAGCCGTACTGGGCCGCCAGCCCAGTTGCTCCGCGACCCGGCGCACCCGGTCGCGGGTGATCTCGGAGACGCCGGGCCGGCCGTTGAGCGCGAAGGAGACCGCGCTCTCGGACACACCGGCGCGCTGCGCGATGTCCTTCATCGTCGGCCGACGCGCGGGCGACCGCTTGCCTGACAAGCCTGCACTCCATTCCACCGGTGCCGCGCACTAATGCGCTTGAGTCCGCACACCCTAAAGCGCATTAGTGATCCACCGCAAGAATGCGAACACACCTCGCTGACCAGTGCAGTTGGCCGGATCCGGCCAACTAATGAATTTAGCTGAGCGGAATCCATTGACGGGCCCCGGGAACACCGTGCAAGGTCTGCCCCGGCACGATCAGCCAACCTCACTGGCAAAGGAGCCACTCGCCGTGCGCATCTCCCGCAGAGCCTTCGCCGCAGCTGCCGCCGCCGTCGTCCTCATGCCGCTGAGCGCCTGCGGTTCCGGGGGAGACGACGGCGGTTCGACCGACGCCTCGGGCAAGGTCGAGGGCGACATCACCTTCCAGACCTGGAACCTCCGCGCCAATTTCAAGTCGTACTTCGAGGGCGTGATCTCCGGCTTCGAGAAGCAGTACCCCGGCACCCACGTGAAGTGGATCGACCAGCCCGCCGAGGGCTACGCCGACAAGATCAGCGCGGACGCCGCCGGCGGCACCCTGCCCGACGTCGTCAACGTCTCCCCGGATCTCGTCGCCCCGCTCGCCAAGGCGGGCCTCGCGCTCGACCTCGACAAGTCGGCCGCGAAGTACAAGAGCGAGTACCTGCCGGGTGCTTGGGCCAGCCACGAGATACCGGGCATGACCGGCACCTACGCCTTCCCCTGGTACCTCAACACCGGCCCGCTCTTCTACAACAAGTCCCTCTTCACACAGGCCGGGCTCAACGCCGACCAGCCGCCGAAGACGTACGACGAACTCTTCGCCCAGGCACTCCAGTTGGCCAAGAAGACCGACGGCAAGGTCGCCACCCTCGCCAACGTCCCCACCGTCGAGGACTTCGGCCGCTACGGCGTCGAGCTGATGAACAAGGCCGGTACCGCCTTCGCCTTCAACGACGCGAAGGGCATCGAACTCCTCACCAAGTACAAGGAGTTGTACGACGCGAAGGCCCTGGACCCGCAGGCGCTCACCGCCACCCCCGAGTCGTCCGGCAAGAAGTTCCTCACCGGCGCCGTCGCCATGAACCCCGGCAGCGCCCTGGACCTCGACAACTTCAAGAAGCAGGCGCCGACCCTGTACAAGAACATCGGCATCACCGACCAGATCACCAGCACCGGGCACGTGAACATGTACGTGATGGGCGTGATGGTCAACTCCAAGACCAAGCACACGCCCGCGTCCGTCGCCTTCGCGCACTACGTCACCGACGCCCAGCAGCAGATGTCGTTCGCGAAGAAGGTCGCCATCTTCCCGAGCACCGCCGGCTCCCTCGACGACCCGTACTTCACGAAGGAGGACGGCACCGACGAGACGCGGGTGCGGATCGCCGCCGCCAAGTCCCTGAAGAACGCGGTCAATTACACGCCGGTGCTGTTCAGCGAGCAGATGAAGACCGCGCTGCGCAACGAGGTCGCCAAGGCACTCCAGGGCAAGGAGAGCCCCAAGACGGCTCTCGACAACGCTGTCAAGCAGTGCGACACGCTGCTCCAGCAGGAGGGCTGAGGTTTCCATGGCCGACGTGTCCCGCGTGCGGCGCCAACTGCCCACCAGTCCCTGGCTGTTCGCCGCCCCCGGGCTGCTCGTCGTCGGCGCCTTCGTGCTCTATCCCTTCGCCTCCACCGTGATCAACTCCTTCACGGACCGGCGCACCCTGATACCGGGCCACTTCGTCGGCTTCGCCAACTTCCGCGAGCTGTGGCATGACGACATGTTCTGGACCGGCCTGCGCAACAGCACCCTGTACATCGTCGGGGTGGTGCCCGCACTCGTCGTACTCCCGCTGCTGCTCGCCCTGTTGGTGCAGAAGAACATCCCCGGCATCACCTTCTTCCGGTCCGCCTTCTACACGCCGGTCGTCGCCTCGATCGTCGTGGTCGGGCTGATCTGGGTGTGGCTTCTGGACGAACGCGGCCTGGTCAACTCGCTGTTGGAGACGATCGGTGTCGGCAAGGTCGGGTTCCTCAGCGATCAGTGGCTGCTCCTGCTGAGCGCCATGGCCGTCACGGTCTGGAAGGGCCTCGGCTACTACATGATCATTTACCTGGCCGCGCTCGCCAGTGTCCCGCGCGAACTGCACGAGGCCGCCTCGGTCGACGGCGCGGGCGCGGTGCGCCGGTTCTTCACGGTGACCGTGCCCGCCGTCCGTTCCACGATGGTGCTGGTGGGCGCGTTGTCCTCGGTGGCCGCCTTCAAGGTGTTCTCGGAGGTCTATCTGATGGCGGGCCCGAGTGGCGGACCGGCCGGTGAGGACACCACCCTCGTGATGCTCGTCCAGCGCACCGGCACCGGTCTGACCGGCCGGGTCGGGTACGCCTCCGCGCTCTCGGTCGTCGTCTTCGTCGTCACCGTCGCGCTGATGCTGCTCGTGCTGCGGGCCGACCGGAAGGAAGACTCTTGAGCGTCATCGAGCGCACAAGGCCCGTCCAGGAGACGGCGGTTCGCGAACCCCGCGTCACGGACGAGCACGGCCGCCGCATCCGCGTCTGGGAACTCGCCCTGCGCTACGCCCTGTTGCTGATCGTCCTCGCCATAACAGTCGGCCCCTTCGTGTGGCAGCTCTCCACCTCGCTCAAGGGCCCGACCGAGGACATCTACAGCTCGCCGCCGACCTTCCTCCCCGAACACCCCACCCTGCACAACTACAAGCGGGTCGCCGACACCATCCCCGTCTGGGACTATGCCTTCAACTCGCTGAAGGTCGCCGCCGGCAACGTCGTGACGAACTGCGTCGGTTCGGCCCTCGCGGGTTACGCGCTGGCCCGGCTGCGGTACCGGGGCCGCCGCGTGGCCACCCTCGTCTTCATCCTCGCGATGCTCGTGCCGGTCGAGGGCATCATCATCGCCCAGTTCACCACCATGCGGGAGCTGGGCCTGAACAACACCCTGATCGGGGTGGTCCTCCCGGGCTGCATCGGCGCGATGAACGTGCTGCTGATGCGCAACGCCTTCCTCAACCTGCCCTACGAGATAGAGGAAGCCGCCTACGTCGACGGCGCCAACGTGTGGCAGCGGTTCCTGCGGATCGCGCTGCCGTCCGTGAAGGGCACCATCGCCGTCGTCGCCATCTTCGCCTTCATGGGCGCCTGGGACGACTTCCTGTGGCCGCTCATCGTGCTCAGCGACCCGTCCAAGTTCACGCTCACCATCGGCCTCAACTATCTGCACGGCACCTTCGCCAACGACGAACGCCTGGTCGCCGCCGGCACGGTCATCGCCGTGGCACCGCTGATCGCCCTCTTCGCCTGCCTCCAGCGGTACTTCTTCCGGGGCGTGGGCGAAGGCGCGGTCAAGGGCTGACGTTCCCCGCATTCAGGTACGCACTACAGAACCAGGATCCCTATGTCTTCTGCCGTGCGCTTCGGCGTCAACTACACGCCCAGCCAGGGGTGGTTCCACCACTGGCTCGACTTCGACCTCGACTCCGTACGCGCCGACCTCGACTCGATCGCAGAGCTGGGTCTCGATCACATCCGCGTCTTCCCGCTGTGGCCGTACTTCCAGCCCAACCGGACCATGATCCGAACGAAGGCCGTGGAACAGCTGGTTGAGCTGGTCGACGCAGCCGGTGAGCGTGGGCTCGACGTCAACGTCGATGGTCTGCAAGGGCACTTGAGCAGCTTCGACTACCTGCCCGCGTGGACCCGGACCTGGCACCGGCGCAACCTCTTCACCGACCCCGACGTCCTCGACGGCCAGGCCGCCTACCTGCGCACGCTGGCCGCCGCTCTCGCCGACCGCCCCCACTTCATCGGCATGACGCTCGGCAACGAGGTCAACCAGTTCTCGGCGGGCCCGCATCCGGACCCCGACCGGGCGACGGAGGAGCAGATCGACGTCTGGCTGGAGCGGATGCTCGCGGCCTGTGCGGAGGGTGCGCCCGGCAAGCCGCATCTGCACGCCGAGTACGACGCGACCTGGTACCAGGACGACATGCCGTTCACCCCGGCCCAGGCCGCCCGCCACGGTGCGATGACGGCCGTGCACTCCTGGGTCTTCAACGGCACCGCCCAGCGCCACGGCCGTAGTTCGGTCCCCTCCGAGCATCATGCCGCGTACTTGGTCGAGTTGAGCAAGGCGTGGGCCGAGGAACCGCACCGGCCCGTCTGGCTCCAGGAGGTCGGCGCGCCCCAGCCGCTCGTGCCCGCCGAGCACGCGGCCGACTTCGCCTCCGCCACCATCGCCAACGCCCTTGACTGCCCTGACCTTTGGGGCATCACCTGGTGGTGCTCGCACGACGTGTCCCGCGAGCTCGCGGATTTCCCCGAACTCGAGTACGGGCTGGGCCTGTTGACCAACGACCGGCAGCCCAAGGACATCGCGCTGGTGTTGGCGGAGGCGGCCCGCGACCCCACGTACGAACCCGCCGCGCGCACCACGGCGCTCGTCGTGCCCGCCGATCCGTCGGTCCGTTCGGGCTGCGGTCCCGGTGGGCAGGTCTTCGACGCCTACTTCCGGCTCGTCGCCGACGGGGTCCGCCCGGCGACCGTCCTCGACGTGCGCGCGGACGACAAGGAACACCTCGCCGCGCGGGGCATCACCGAAGTCGTCACTCCCGACCAGGTGCTCCCCACCCGACAAGGAGGCACCAGTTCGTGAACCCCCGATGCCCCACCAGAAGCGGCGTCCTGCTCGCCGAACAGGGCGTGCGGCAGGCGTGGTTCGAACTGCGCGTGACAGGGGAGCTCTACACAGCGTCGGCCCCCGTGACCGTCGCGTACGCCTGGTGACACCCGACTGGCACCACCCGTGACCCAACCCGCAACCGAGCTACGGAGCACCCCACATGCATGACGACCGCAGCCTGGTCGAAGCCCGCCTCAAGCGCGTCCTCGAAGAGCGCATCCGTCCCGCCGTGTATCCCGAGTCCGTGCCGCTGGAGGTGGCCGTCTGGCACGCGCCCGACGAGCCGGTGCCCGTGGCCGAGGGGCTCGCGGGCACACCCGAACCGATCGAGGTGGGTGGCCGGTGGGGTGCTCCCTGGGGCACCAGCTGGTTCCGCGTCACCGGGACCGTCCCCCAGGAGTGGGCGGGGAAGACCGTCGAGGCGCTGCTGGACCTCGGCTTCGACGAGAACATGCCCGGCTTCCAGTGCGAGGGCCTCGTCTACCGGCCCGACGGCACCCCCGTGAAGGGCCTCAACCCGCGCAACCAGTGGGTCAGGATCGGCGCGCCCGTCGCCGGTGGCGAGGAGGTGCGGCTGCACATCGAGGCCGCGTCCAACCCGGTGGTCCTGGACTACCACCCGTTCCTGCCGACCCAGTTGGGCGACAAGGAGACCGCCGGCAGCGAGCCCCAGTACACGCTGACCCGCATGGATCTCGCGGTCCTCGACGAGAACGTCTGGAACCTCGTCCTCGACCTGGAGGTCGCCGGCGAGCTGATGGCCGAGCTGCCGGTGGACGCGGCGCGCCGCTGGGACCTGCTGCGGGCGATCGAGAAGGCGCTGGACGCGGTCGACCTCCAAGACGTCAACGGCACGGCGGAGCGCGCCCGTTCGCAGCTCACGGCCGTCCTGTCGACGCCTGCCGTCCCGTCCGCGCACCGCATCAGCGCGATCGGGCACGCGCACATCGACTCGGCGTGGTTGTGGCCGTTGCGCGAGACGGTCCGCAAGGTGGCGCGCACAACGTCCAACATGACGGCCCTCCTTGACGACGAGCCCGACTTCGTCTTCGCCATGTCCCAGGCCCAGCAGTGGGCTTGGGTGAAGGAGCACCGGCCCGAGGTGTGGGCGCGGGTCAAGAAGGCGGTGGCGGACGGGCGGTTCGTGCCGGCCGGTGGTATGTGGGTGGAGTCGGACACCAACATGCCGGGCTCGGAGGCGATGGCCCGTCAGTTCGTGCACGGGAAGCGGTTCTTCCTCGACGAGTTCGGCATCGAGAACGAGGAGGCCTGGCTGCCCGACACCTTCGGCTTCGCCGCCGGACTCCCGCAGATCATCAAGGCCGCCGGCTCCAAGTGGCTGCTGACGCAGAAGATCTCCTGGTCGCAGACCAACAAGTTCCCGCACCACACCTTCCGTTGGGAGGGCATCGACGGCACCCGGATCTTCACCCACTTCCCGCCCGTCGACACCTACAACTGCTCCATGCAGGGCCGCGAGATCGCCCACGCGGCACGCAACTTCAAGGACAAGGGCGTCGCCCGCCACTCCCTCGCGCCCACCGGCTGGGGCGACGGAGGCGGCGGCACGACGCGCGAGATGGTCGCGAAGGCGGCCCGGCTGCGTGACCTCGAAGGCTCGGCGACCGTGGCCTGGGAGACTCCGAAGGAGTTCTTCGAGAAGGCGGAGGCCGAATACCCCGAACCCCCGGTCTGGGTCGGCGAGTTGTACCTCGAACTCCACCGCGCCACCCTCACCAGCCAGGCCAAGACCAAGCAGGGCAACCGCCGCAGCGAACACCTCCTGCGCGAGGCGGAGTTGTGGGCGGCGACGGCTGCCGTACGGGCCGGATTCCCTTACCCGTACGAGGACTTGGACCGGATCTGGAAGACGGTCCTGCTGCACCAGTTCCACGACATCCTGCCGGGCTCCTCCATCGCGTGGGTGCACCGCGAGGCCCGCCGGACCTACGAGCGCCTCGCCGCGGAACTCAACGCCGTCATCGACGCGGCCCAGCACGCGCTGGCGGGCGAGGGCACGACCCCTCTCCTCTTCAACTCCGCGCCCCACACCCGCGAGGGTGTCCCCGCAGGCGGCGCCCAGACCCCGGCCGTCGAGGGCGAGACGGCACTCGCGACCCGGGTCGGCGGCGGACACGTACTGGAGAACGGTCTCCTCCGTGTCGAGATCGACGCCCGGGGACTCGTCGTCTCCGCCTACGACATCACGGCCGACCGCGAGACGATCGCCCCCGGCCGAGCCTCCAACCTGCTCCAACTCCACCCGGATTTCCCGAACATGTGGGACGCCTGGGACGTCGACGAGTTCTACCGGAACACGGTCACCGACCTCACGGACGCGGAGGAGGTCGTGGCCGAGGGGAACAACGCCGTGCGGATCGTACGGTCCTTCGGCGCGTCCAAGGTCACCCAGCTCCTGTCCCTCGCCCCCGGGGAGCGGCGGCTGCTCATCGACACCGAGGTCGACTGGCATGAGACCGAGAAGTTCCTGAAGCTCGCGTTCCCGCTGGACGTGCACGCCGAACGGTACGCGTCCGAGACCCAGTTCGGGCACTTCCACCGGCCCACGCACACCAACACGTCATGGGAGGCGGCCAAGTTCGAGGCCTGCAACCACCGCTTCGTCCACATGGAGGAACCCGGCTGGGGCGTCGCCGTCGTCAACGACTCGACGTACGGCCACGATGTGACCCGTACGGTCCGCGGCGACGGCGACCACGGTACGACCACCACCGTCCGTGTCTCCCTCCTCCGCGCCCCGCGCTTCCCGGACCCCGAGACCGACCAGGGCGTCCACCGCTTCCGGCACGCACTGGTGCCCGGCGCGGGCATCGGCGACGCGGTCCGCGAAGGGTGGCGAATCAACCTGCCGGAGCGGCGAGTTGAGGGCGGACAGGAGGTTGCGCCGCTGGTCGGCGTCGACCGGGACGCGGTCGTCATCACGGCGGTGAAACTGGCCGACGACGGGAGCGGTGACGTCGTGGTCCGCTTCCACGAGGCCCACGGGGGACGGGCCAGGGCGACACTGACGCTGGGCTTCGCGTTCGACGCCGTGGAGGCCGTGGACCTGCTGGAGCGGCCGTCGGCCGACGCCGGGGAGGTGACCCGCGAGGGCGATCAACTTACCCTGCGACTGCGCCCGTTCGAGCTGGTGACGCTGCGGTTCCGACGGTCCTGACCCGGAACGCCTTTCGCCGGCGGCCGTGATCGCCCGATGATGTGGCGATGAGACGAAGAACGGCCGTCGGCCAGGCCTGGGCCTCCCAACCCGATCCTCTACTGGGGCTTGCCCGGCAGGAGTTGGAGTTCTACGCGGGGGCGTGCGACCGGGCCAGGTGGCTGCACTACACGACGGAACTCGGCGCTCTCGCCGCCACGTCCGCGACGGTCGTGGCGGCGGGACTGCACGCGCCTGCCTGGCTCACCGCCCTGATCGCGGGCAGCGCCGTCTTCTTCACCGGCATGCGCCAACTCTTCAGCCCGGGCTCGCGCTGGGTTCTGGCCGCCCAGGCGCGGGAGGGTTTGCGCCGGGCGATCGACCGCTACCTGCTGCTGCCCCAGGCCGAGCGTGACGCGGACGCGCGGGCCGCTCTGCACCGGGCGATCGACGAGGTGGGCACGAGCGAACTGCGGGGATGGGCGGAGGTGCAGGGGCAGAGGGGGGAACCGCCATTGCCTGCGTCCGGCGGTTGAGGGCTGGGACCGGGCGGATTTTTGGCTGCGGGTGCGTGGGGGCTGGTCGCGCCCGCGCGGCGGAGCCGCATATCGATGCAGCCCCGCGCCCCTGGAGGACTCGCCCCTTCGGGGCTTAGTCCTCCTTCGGCGGGTCTCTCTGGGCGGGCGGAGATTGAGCGCACGGTACAGAGTGGCTGCACCTGCCCGCTGTTCGCCGCGGCCCCCGTCACGCCCAGCACAGCCCGGATGTCAGGGCACCTGAACTCCTGCTTCTAGGGGGCGAGTTGCGCCCGCAGCCACTCCTCGACCTCACCCACGTGCGAGGCCGCCGCCGCGCGGGCCGCTTCCGGGTCGCGGGCCACCAACGCGCGGTGGATCGCGGCGTGTTCGCGGCGGGTGCGGGCGAAGGCGCCCTCCTCCTGGTAGCCGCGCCAGACGCGGGCGCGGAACGTGCGCGACGACAGGCCCTCCAGGATCGCGGCCATGGTGTCGTTGCCGGCGGCGGCGGCGATCTCGCGGTGGAAGGCGAGGTCGTGGGCGAGGATCTCCTCGGGGTCGTCGGTGGCGTTCATCGCCGTGAGGTGTTTCTCGACCTCGGCCAACTGGTCCGGGGTGATGCGGGCCGCGGCCAAAGCTGTCGCCGTCGACTCCAGGATGCGGCGGACTTCGAGGAGTTCCACCAGGCCCGGGCCCCGCGAGAGGTCGGCGACGACACCGAAGGTCTCCAGCAGGTCGCCGGCCTCCAACTGCGTGACGTAGATGCCCGAACCGTGCCGCGCCTCCAGCACGCCCAGCACCGTGAGCGCGCGGATCGCCTCGCGCATCGAGCTGCGGGAGATGCCCAGTTGGGCCGCGAGATCGCGTTCGGTGGGCAGCCGCTGCCCCGGCTCCAGGCGGCCCTCGCCGATCAGGGCCTTGATCGAGTCGATGGCGCGCTGCGTCACCGTGCCCTTCGGCGCGGCGGCCCCCGGGTCCGTCTCACTCGGCAGGGTCTCGTCCACGCCACTCCTCCTGTCGCCGGTCCGCGCAGTCTAGCCACGGATGTGGTCGGACCACTACGGCCAGAAAGCGCGAAAATTTGGCTCCTGAGGGTGTTGTAGCCCCGAAGTGGTCTGATAAATATTCCGGCAACTGCTCGAACCCGCTCGATGAGGAGCCCGACAGATGGCCGGCAGCACAGTGCGCAACGGACGACAAGGCAGGCGTTTCTCCTCGTGGGCGGTGCGTGCGACGGCTGCGGCCGCGTGCGGCACCCTCGCGCTCACGGCATGCGGCAGCACCAAGGACACCGGCGCGGCCGGCTCCGGCGGGGGCGGCACGGGCAAGGTCGGAGTGATCCTGCCCCTGCTGACCTCGCCGTTCTGGCAGTCGTACAACGACTACGTGCCGAAGATGGCGAAGTCCGAAGGTGTCCAGGCACTGAAGACGGTCAACTCCAACAGCGACCCCTCGCAGCAGATCACCGACATCAACAACGAGCTGAACCAGGGTGTCAAGGGCCTGGTCGTCGCACCGCTGGACAGCGCCGCCATCGAAGCCGGCCTCGACCAGGCCGAGCGCAAGGGCGTGCCGGTCGTCGCGGTCGACGTGGCGCCCGACAAGGGCAAGGTCGCGATGGTCGTGCGCGCCGACAACGTCGCGTACGGCGAGAAGGCCTGCGAGTACCTCGGGGCGCACATCACCAGCGGCAAGGTCGTCCAGATCATGGGCGACCTGGCGTCCGTCAACGGCCGTGACCGGTCGGAGGCGTTCAGGGCCTGCGTGAAGAAGAAGTACCCGAAGCTCAAGGTGCTGGAGATCCCCGCCAAGTGGGAGTCCGACACGGCCGCCTCGAAGCTGGACACGCTCCTCAACGCCAACCCCGACATCAAGGGCATCTACATGCAGGCGGGCGGCGTCTACCTCGCGCCGACCCTCCAAACCCTCAAGTCCAAGG
The nucleotide sequence above comes from Streptomyces sp. N50. Encoded proteins:
- a CDS encoding sugar ABC transporter substrate-binding protein, yielding MAGSTVRNGRQGRRFSSWAVRATAAAACGTLALTACGSTKDTGAAGSGGGGTGKVGVILPLLTSPFWQSYNDYVPKMAKSEGVQALKTVNSNSDPSQQITDINNELNQGVKGLVVAPLDSAAIEAGLDQAERKGVPVVAVDVAPDKGKVAMVVRADNVAYGEKACEYLGAHITSGKVVQIMGDLASVNGRDRSEAFRACVKKKYPKLKVLEIPAKWESDTAASKLDTLLNANPDIKGIYMQAGGVYLAPTLQTLKSKGLLKKAGQAGHITIVSNDGIPQEFDAIRKGEIDATVSQPADAYAKYGMYYIKAAMAGKTFKPGPTDHDSTIVKLPSGILEDQLPAPLVTKDNVDDAKLWGNTVK
- a CDS encoding FadR/GntR family transcriptional regulator, which gives rise to MDETLPSETDPGAAAPKGTVTQRAIDSIKALIGEGRLEPGQRLPTERDLAAQLGISRSSMREAIRALTVLGVLEARHGSGIYVTQLEAGDLLETFGVVADLSRGPGLVELLEVRRILESTATALAAARITPDQLAEVEKHLTAMNATDDPEEILAHDLAFHREIAAAAGNDTMAAILEGLSSRTFRARVWRGYQEEGAFARTRREHAAIHRALVARDPEAARAAAASHVGEVEEWLRAQLAP
- a CDS encoding alpha-mannosidase; protein product: MHDDRSLVEARLKRVLEERIRPAVYPESVPLEVAVWHAPDEPVPVAEGLAGTPEPIEVGGRWGAPWGTSWFRVTGTVPQEWAGKTVEALLDLGFDENMPGFQCEGLVYRPDGTPVKGLNPRNQWVRIGAPVAGGEEVRLHIEAASNPVVLDYHPFLPTQLGDKETAGSEPQYTLTRMDLAVLDENVWNLVLDLEVAGELMAELPVDAARRWDLLRAIEKALDAVDLQDVNGTAERARSQLTAVLSTPAVPSAHRISAIGHAHIDSAWLWPLRETVRKVARTTSNMTALLDDEPDFVFAMSQAQQWAWVKEHRPEVWARVKKAVADGRFVPAGGMWVESDTNMPGSEAMARQFVHGKRFFLDEFGIENEEAWLPDTFGFAAGLPQIIKAAGSKWLLTQKISWSQTNKFPHHTFRWEGIDGTRIFTHFPPVDTYNCSMQGREIAHAARNFKDKGVARHSLAPTGWGDGGGGTTREMVAKAARLRDLEGSATVAWETPKEFFEKAEAEYPEPPVWVGELYLELHRATLTSQAKTKQGNRRSEHLLREAELWAATAAVRAGFPYPYEDLDRIWKTVLLHQFHDILPGSSIAWVHREARRTYERLAAELNAVIDAAQHALAGEGTTPLLFNSAPHTREGVPAGGAQTPAVEGETALATRVGGGHVLENGLLRVEIDARGLVVSAYDITADRETIAPGRASNLLQLHPDFPNMWDAWDVDEFYRNTVTDLTDAEEVVAEGNNAVRIVRSFGASKVTQLLSLAPGERRLLIDTEVDWHETEKFLKLAFPLDVHAERYASETQFGHFHRPTHTNTSWEAAKFEACNHRFVHMEEPGWGVAVVNDSTYGHDVTRTVRGDGDHGTTTTVRVSLLRAPRFPDPETDQGVHRFRHALVPGAGIGDAVREGWRINLPERRVEGGQEVAPLVGVDRDAVVITAVKLADDGSGDVVVRFHEAHGGRARATLTLGFAFDAVEAVDLLERPSADAGEVTREGDQLTLRLRPFELVTLRFRRS
- a CDS encoding DUF4231 domain-containing protein; the encoded protein is MRRRTAVGQAWASQPDPLLGLARQELEFYAGACDRARWLHYTTELGALAATSATVVAAGLHAPAWLTALIAGSAVFFTGMRQLFSPGSRWVLAAQAREGLRRAIDRYLLLPQAERDADARAALHRAIDEVGTSELRGWAEVQGQRGEPPLPASGG